One genomic segment of Musa acuminata AAA Group cultivar baxijiao chromosome BXJ3-3, Cavendish_Baxijiao_AAA, whole genome shotgun sequence includes these proteins:
- the LOC135634321 gene encoding probable indole-3-pyruvate monooxygenase YUCCA3 produces the protein MAQMSGHREILKRRCRLVNGPLIVGAGPSGLAVGACLKELGVPFVILERSNSIASLWRNRTYDRLKLHLPKQFCQLPKLPFPDDFPEYPTRNQFIGYLESYAAHFELSPRFNETVQSAKYDDTCGMWRVRTTASGPETANRSAEVEYICQWLAVSTGENAEPVIPEMEGLRKFGGQVIHASDYRSGETYQGKQVLVVGCGNSGMEVCLDLCHHKSFPVMVVRDSVHVLPREIFRKSTFELAVFLMKWFPVKGVDKILLALSRMILGNTERYGLKRPSLGPLELKHMQGKTPVLDIGALRKIKSGDIKVVPGVKGFLHGSVELVDGRVIDVDSVILATGYCSNVPSWLQDTDLFNKDGFPKQPFPSGWKGKSGLYAVGFTRRGLSGASHDAVQVAEDISRVWKEETRQAKHIVACHRRCISQI, from the exons ATGGCCCAGATGTCTGGCCATCGTGAGATCCTCAAGAGAAGGTGCAGGTTGGTGAACGGACCTCTCATCGTAGGAGCTGGTCCTTCAGGTCTGGCTGTGGGTGCGTGCCTCAAGGAGCTCGGCGTCCCCTTCGTGATCCTCGAGAGATCCAACAGCATTGCTTCCCTCTGGCGAAACCGCACCTATGATCGCTTAAAGCTCCATCTCCCCAAGCAGTTCTGCCAGCTTCCCAAGCTCCCTTTCCCTGACGACTTCCCCGAATACCCCACCAGGAACCAGTTCATAGGCTACTTAGAGTCCTACGCTGCGCACTTCGAGCTGAGCCCACGATTCAACGAGACGGTACAGTCGGCGAAGTACGATGACACATGCGGTATGTGGCGCGTGAGGACCACCGCGTCAGGCCCTGAGACCGCGAACAGGAGCGCCGAGGTGGAGTACATTTGCCAGTGGCTGGCGGTGTCCACGGGGGAGAATGCGGAGCCTGTGATCCCGGAGATGGAAGGACTGCGGAAGTTCGGGGGGCAGGTCATACATGCGAGCGACTACAGATCCGGTGAGACGTACCAGGGGAAGCAGGTGCTCGTGGTGGGCTGCGGCAACTCCGGCATGGAAGTCTGTCTCGATCTCTGCCACCACAAATCCTTCCCTGTCATGGTTGTTCGCGACTCG GTCCATGTTTTACCGAGAGAGATTTTTCGGAAATCCACATTCGAGCTGGCTGTCTTCTTGATGAAATGGTTTCCGGTGAAGGGGGTCGATAAGATCCTGTTGGCCCTGTCCAGGATGATACTCGGGAACACCGAGAGGTATGGCCTGAAACGACCTTCTCTTGGTCCCTTGGAGCTCAAGCACATGCAGGGGAAGACCCCTGTTCTCGACATAGGTGCCCTCAGAAAGATCAAATCTGGTGACATAAAGGTAGTTCCTGGCGTAAAGGGGTTCTTGCATGGCTCTGTAGAGTTGGTCGACGGTCGGGTCATCGATGTGGATTCGGTCATTTTGGCGACTGGCTACTGCAGCAATGTTCCTTCATGGCTGCAG GACACTGACTTGTTCAACAAAGATGGGTTTCCAAAGCAGCCATTCCCTAGCGGGTGGAAAGGGAAGTCTGGGCTTTATGCTGTTGGGTTCACGAGGAGAGGGCTCTCTGGTGCATCCCATGATGCTGTGCAGGTGGCAGAGGATATCAGCAGGGTGTGGAAGGAGGAGACCAGGCAGGCAAAGCATATTGTTGCCTGCCACAGAAGATGCATCTCACAGATCTGA